A section of the Candidatus Omnitrophota bacterium genome encodes:
- the aroA gene encoding 3-phosphoshikimate 1-carboxyvinyltransferase: MDWKIKTADKGLNGQLSVPADKSISHRSVMLGSICRGECAISNFLFSGDCLSTLGAFRALGADISTHGDTVTIKGRGLRGLKAPAGELDLGNSGTTMRIISGILAGQPFQTVLTGDESLSKRPMDRVMEPLSMMGAEIEPLEGGEHAPFRITGRVPLKAIEYKTPMASAQVKSCVLAAGLYAEGRTSVTEPFQSRDHTERMMEYFCADISRKGLTTEIRGLDELVPRDLVIPGDISSASFFIVGALIVEGSRLVIRNVGMNPTRTGIVDVLKRMGADLKVLDVNKEIEPAGDIEVRSSSLKGTVVEEREIPLLIDEIPILALAAARAQGDTLIKGTGELKVKETDRVRSVTENLSRLGISIEEKEDSLVIHGRSGANISAAELDSFGDHRIAMSCAIAGLVSDGECLIRNTSCADISYPNFLRDLQTLAG; this comes from the coding sequence ATGGACTGGAAGATAAAAACCGCTGATAAAGGTTTGAACGGGCAGCTGTCCGTTCCGGCTGATAAGAGCATTTCGCACAGATCCGTTATGCTTGGTTCGATCTGCCGGGGTGAATGCGCGATAAGTAATTTCCTGTTCTCCGGGGATTGCCTGAGCACTTTGGGAGCTTTCCGGGCGCTTGGTGCGGATATATCGACCCACGGCGATACCGTAACAATTAAAGGACGTGGTCTCAGGGGCTTGAAGGCCCCGGCAGGTGAGCTTGACCTGGGTAATTCCGGGACTACCATGCGCATAATCTCGGGCATATTGGCCGGACAACCGTTCCAGACGGTACTTACCGGTGACGAATCTCTTTCAAAAAGGCCCATGGACAGGGTAATGGAACCACTGTCGATGATGGGTGCCGAAATAGAGCCTCTTGAAGGAGGAGAACACGCTCCTTTCAGGATAACCGGAAGAGTGCCGCTGAAGGCGATCGAATATAAAACCCCCATGGCGAGCGCTCAGGTCAAGTCATGTGTGCTTGCTGCGGGTCTGTATGCCGAGGGCAGGACGAGCGTTACCGAACCTTTCCAGTCGCGCGACCACACCGAAAGGATGATGGAATACTTCTGCGCCGATATCAGTAGAAAGGGGTTAACCACGGAAATACGGGGTTTAGACGAACTTGTTCCGAGGGATCTGGTCATTCCGGGGGACATATCCAGCGCCTCTTTTTTCATAGTGGGTGCTCTTATTGTAGAGGGGTCACGTCTTGTGATACGTAATGTTGGCATGAATCCTACCCGCACAGGTATCGTTGATGTCCTTAAAAGAATGGGGGCGGATCTTAAGGTTCTTGATGTCAATAAAGAGATCGAGCCTGCCGGGGATATCGAGGTCAGGTCTTCTTCGCTGAAAGGAACGGTGGTGGAGGAGAGGGAGATACCTCTGCTTATAGATGAAATACCGATACTCGCTCTTGCGGCCGCGCGGGCGCAAGGCGATACTCTTATAAAAGGTACGGGTGAGCTTAAGGTCAAGGAGACCGACAGGGTCAGGAGCGTTACCGAGAACCTTTCACGCCTGGGAATAAGCATCGAAGAGAAAGAGGATTCTCTCGTGATTCATGGCCGATCCGGCGCGAATATTTCTGCTGCAGAGCTTGACAGTTTCGGAGACCACCGTATAGCGATGAGCTGCGCAATAGCCGGTCTTGTTTCCGATGGGGAGTGTCTCATCCGCAATACTTCCTGCGCGGATATCTCTTATCCTAACTTTTTGAGGGACCTTCAGACGCTCGCAGGGTAA
- a CDS encoding RluA family pseudouridine synthase has protein sequence MNEQANFTVSPENSGGRIDKYIADRLGRDYSRTYVRYLMDNGFVLVNGKSVKPRYTPKAGDKVSLTLAPLPKDEAMEPEDIPLDIVHEDEDIIVVNKPPGMVVHPAAGNWHGTLVNALLFHCGKLAETDDQLRPGIVHRLDKDTSGIIVAVKNDRAKRSLTKQFQNRTVKKKYIALVKGYVEMDNGLVDEPIGRHPTHRLKMAAGVDNGKPARTVYHVIKRYGSFTQLEVRPETGRMHQIRVHMKHIGYPVLGDRLYGNDRSFWRQALHAEMIAFTHPGTGEHVEYHAPFPDDIKLFIEKEGEDG, from the coding sequence ATGAATGAACAGGCGAATTTCACGGTAAGTCCCGAGAACTCCGGGGGCAGGATCGATAAATATATAGCCGACCGCCTGGGGCGGGATTATTCACGAACTTATGTAAGATACCTGATGGATAATGGCTTTGTGCTGGTTAACGGCAAGAGCGTCAAACCCCGGTATACTCCCAAGGCGGGGGATAAGGTTTCGTTGACCCTGGCGCCTCTGCCCAAGGATGAAGCGATGGAGCCAGAGGATATCCCCCTTGATATAGTTCATGAGGACGAGGATATTATCGTGGTGAATAAACCCCCCGGTATGGTCGTACACCCGGCTGCGGGTAACTGGCATGGGACACTTGTCAACGCGCTTCTTTTTCATTGCGGCAAGCTGGCAGAGACGGACGACCAGTTGCGACCGGGGATAGTGCACAGGCTCGATAAAGATACTTCGGGAATAATCGTTGCCGTTAAGAACGACCGGGCCAAACGTTCCCTTACCAAACAATTCCAGAACAGGACCGTAAAGAAAAAGTACATAGCCCTTGTAAAGGGATACGTTGAGATGGATAATGGTCTTGTGGATGAGCCGATAGGCCGGCATCCCACTCACAGGCTGAAGATGGCCGCAGGCGTGGATAACGGCAAACCGGCCAGAACAGTATATCATGTTATCAAAAGGTACGGCTCTTTCACTCAGCTTGAGGTCAGACCCGAGACAGGAAGGATGCACCAGATACGGGTGCACATGAAACATATCGGATATCCCGTCCTGGGTGACCGCCTATACGGCAACGATCGCAGTTTCTGGAGACAGGCGCTGCACGCCGAGATGATAGCGTTTACTCATCCTGGCACAGGCGAACATGTAGAATACCATGCGCCGTTTCCTGATGACATCAAACTCTTCATCGAAAAAGAAGGGGAAGACGGATAA
- the lgt gene encoding prolipoprotein diacylglyceryl transferase, with product MHRVLFTIGPFTLYSYGFMVALGFLLSTLLILRNSRNFGISREDVLDAVIAVLAAGIIGGRLLFVGINFEYFLRHPVRIIFIHEGGLAIQGAIVAAALTGFFVAKHKRLSFWRGADLISPYIALAQALGRIGCFLNGCCYGRVATEGFWAVTFPGEEVSRLPVQIYSSAGLLFIFILLLLLRKKRPFDGYLFALYLLLYSFFRFFMDFLRGDELVGWGMLTLSQLISIGMFAAGGAILLFLWRSSKRTETTDPSHNE from the coding sequence TTGCATAGGGTATTATTCACGATAGGCCCCTTTACTTTGTATTCGTATGGATTTATGGTGGCTTTGGGTTTTCTCCTGTCAACCTTGCTTATACTCAGGAACTCCCGAAATTTCGGTATCTCCAGGGAGGATGTTCTGGATGCCGTTATCGCCGTACTCGCCGCAGGCATAATCGGGGGCAGGCTTCTTTTCGTGGGCATAAACTTCGAATATTTCTTACGTCATCCTGTAAGGATAATTTTTATACACGAAGGAGGTCTTGCCATACAGGGAGCTATAGTTGCGGCGGCCTTGACGGGCTTTTTCGTGGCAAAGCACAAGAGGCTCTCTTTCTGGAGGGGGGCAGACCTGATCTCACCGTATATAGCCTTAGCCCAGGCGCTTGGGCGCATCGGGTGTTTCCTTAACGGGTGCTGTTACGGACGCGTCGCGACCGAGGGATTCTGGGCGGTGACCTTTCCCGGTGAAGAGGTTTCCAGGTTGCCTGTCCAGATATATTCGAGCGCAGGCCTGCTCTTTATATTCATTTTACTTTTACTTTTGCGGAAAAAACGCCCCTTTGACGGCTATCTCTTCGCTCTTTACCTTTTACTGTATTCTTTCTTCAGGTTCTTTATGGACTTTTTGCGGGGCGATGAACTGGTCGGATGGGGGATGCTTACGCTGTCACAATTAATCAGTATCGGTATGTTCGCGGCCGGAGGCGCCATTTTGCTTTTTCTCTGGCGGTCTTCTAAAAGAACCGAAACAACAGATCCTAGTCATAATGAATGA